GATGACGTCGCACCGCTGCTGCAAATGCGGGGCCTGCAAACGCTGGATGTAAACAGCTTCGCGGTGGATGAAGACACCAAAGCCCGCATCGAAGATCGCGGAGTGACAGTGCAGTATTTCCCTGCAATGATCGTCTGCTAGACGCGGGTCAGGCTTTCCATCCGCTCCAGCACATCCAGCCCCTGTTGTTTCAGGAAATGCAGGATATCGATAAAAATCCAGTTCTCGGCCAGCTTGTCACCGTCGCGGCGATAGATATCGACGACCCGCATCTCGGCCCGCTTTCCGGATGCGGGCAATCCCATGTAACCGCCGGTCGGCAACACTGACAGGTTCGCCCAGCCGAAAAACCCGCCATAGTTGCCTTCAGCAATCCGGCAGATATGGCCGTGAAATTCGCGGTCTTTCAACTGCGTGCGGAACGGACGCTGGTGCTGGGCGATATAGCGGTCGATCGTATAGGTCGCGCCGATCCCGTCCGGCCCCCACCATAACATGTCGTCATGCCAGCAGCGGCGCAGTTCGTCTTGCGGCGTGGCATCGCGGGGCGCGGGGTTGTCGCGCGACGTTGAATTTGCCTGAATATCGCCAATCATCCGTTCGATCAGCGCGGCGGTCTTCGGGCCTTCTGTCGGGTCGGCATCATCGCGCAGCAGGCCGTCATGTGTCATCGGTCCGGGCTGGATCAGATGCGCGCCGGTCTGTGGTGGCAAGGGCTGCAGACCCGCCTGATGCATCAAATGGATCAGATCACAGAACATGGCGGTCTCGACGATCCTGCCATCGCGCACGTGGTGAAACTCCGCATAGCGGAGCATCGCGATCTTGCCGGTGGCGGGTATCCCCAGAAACGGGGCGTCAAGAAGACCCATCAAATGGCCCATGGACGAGACCCAGACACCGCCTACGGCACGGTCGTTGTGGCCCGCGAAAAAGATATCCTCGCGCCGCTGCACGCGGGTCATCGCGGTCAGGAACGGGGTCCAGAAAACGGCGGCGACGTGCGCTGCGCCGTGGTGCTCGTGAAAGGGATGCATGCCGCGCCAGTGCCAATCAGGGGTGGTGTGGGTGGCCAGGGCAGCGGCAACGGTTTCAGGCGTGGCACCCGCAATCGCAGCGTGATGCGCGCGCACCACCGCCTTTTCGGCCTGAAATGACATGCGTTACCCCTTCACGGCACCGGCGGTCAGGCCGGACACGATCTGGCGCTGGAATACCATGATCATCACGAACAACGGGGCAGTCACGGAAACAACGGCGGCAACGGCGAACATCACGTTGCCCTTTGTTTGCGTGGTGCCAAGGAAGGATGCGATCTTGGGCACCATTGTCTGGTTCTCCTTGGACAGCAGCATCGTGGTGACGGCAAAGTCATTGTAGGCCAGCAAGAAACTGAACAGCCCCGTGGTAATGACACCGGGCCACATCACCGGAATGATGACATGCCGGAAGGCCTGAAAGCGGTTGCAACCATCCACCATCGCACTTTCGTCCAGATCTTTGGGGATATTCTTGAAAAAGGCATGCAGCATCCACAGCGTGAACGGCTGGTTGATCGCGACCAACACAATAATGGTGGTGGACAGATGGCCCCAAAGGTTCCATTCGAAAAAGGGCAACAGATAGCCCGAAACCAGCGTGATCGGTGGCATCGCCCGAAAGATCAGGGCAAAGAACAGAAACCAGAACGCATAGCGATAGGTGGACCGCGACAGGGCATAGCCGCCCAGCGTCCCGCAGGTCAGCGATATTGTAACAACGCAAACGCAGACGATCGCGGAATTCAGCGCCGCGCGCCAGAATTCCTCTTGGACCCACGCCCCGTAATATCCGTCACCGGTGAAACTGCCGCCGGTTTCAACGCGGGTCAGATTGCCAAAAACGGAATTGGCCCAGTCCGCCTTCGAGAAAAAATCACCCTCGACCTTGAACGACCCCCAAAGGGTCCACAGAAACGGAAAGGCGGCCAGCACCAGCCAAAGCAACAGAAAGCTGGTGGCGAAAATCCGGATCGGCATGGACTGTTGTTGCGCTTTGCTGCTCATACTGTCGCCCCTAGCGTGGATTGCTGAAATCGCGATACGTGCGCACCAGCACGGGCGAAAGTAGGATGGCAACGCCAAGGATCGTCAGCACAGACGTGGCCGCCGCCGAAGACAGCAGGCGCGTTTCACCGGACAGATCATTGTAGATCGCATAGGACAGCGACGCCGCATGGGCCTGCGCGCTGAACGACACGATCGGCTCGAAAACCCGGAAATTGTCCATCAGCTGGATCAGGGCGATGAATGTGGTCAGCGGAAACAGATGCGGGACAACGACATAGCGGATGCGCTGCCAGCGCGAGGCTCCGTCAATCAGCGCCGCCTCCAACGTGTCGGTGTTTACGGTCTGAAGCCCCGCGTAATACACGATGAACGCGAAAGGGGCTGCGTGCCAGACGCCATAGACCATCAGCATGATCCACATCAGCGCGGTCGAGGCCTTGACCGATAGCGTTGGATTGTTGGTCAGCCATTGCAGCCCCGCGCCAAGGATACCGTTTGCATCCACCATCCAGAACAGCACCAGCGATCCGACCAGCGGTGTGACGATGAAAGGCAGCAACGAGAAGAAGATCGTCGGCCCTTTCAGGGCTGTGGCCACCGAATTGACGCCGACGGCAATAGCAAAACCAAGGATGATGGTCAGTGGGGTAACAATGGCAGTGTAGGTCAGGGTAAAGGCCATCGCCTTGTAAAACGGCAGGTTCATCAGGCTGCGGCCAAAGTCGGGCAAACCGTCCGCATTGACCCATGCGGCGGCAACTTCGCCAAAGGCCAGATGGTTGCGGTCGCGGTAGATGCCAGTCCCCGCCCATTTGCCCAAGGGTTGTTCCTGCTTCAGCGCGGCAGTGGCGTCCTGATCGACAGTGGTCGATTGCGTGCACCCGAAGGGGCCGCAGTTTTCGACTGTCAGCAGTACCTGATCGTGCTGGGAATAAAGCGACTGGGTGATAACGGAAAAGATCGGGAAAGCGATGAACAGCATCATCAGCAGCCCGGATGGCAAAACAAACCAGAAAAAGGTCTTGTGCTTCACGTCGCCCGCGCCCCCGTGGCCTTGAAATCAGTTATGGCCGGGGCGCGTCAGCACCCCGGCCGTCGGGTATCCTATTGCAGGAAGCCCTGTTCTTTTGCGGCGGTCGTATAGGCCGCCTCGACGTCAGCGAGCGCCTGCTCTGCGGATTCCTGACCCTGCAGGTACTCGGCAAGGTTGTCGCCAAGGGCTGTGTGCAGCAGACCCATGTAAGGCAGCATCGGATACGGCTGCGCACCAGAGGCAACCGTGGCAAGTACGCCTTCGTTTACCGGCTGTGGCTGGTAACCCTCCATCAGCCACACGGCCTGACCCATGGTCTCGTCGTTCAGCAAGGCAGGGGATGTGGCATGTGCAAGGGCCTGGAAGGTGGCAGCGGCTTCTTCGTCGCTGATGTTCTTGGCCACTGTCCAGCCATCCCACCACAGGGTGGATGCAGGCACGCCGCTGTCACCAACGGTCAGCGGACCACCCGCGACAGTGTTGGAATAAACGACCTCTTCAGATCCTTCCTCGTCCATCAGAACACCCGTCCGGCTGCCCCACATGTTCATCAGGGCGACATTGCCGGCTTCCCATTCCGCGCTGGTGGCGTTGGAATCATGGGTCAGATAGTCGGGATTCATGTATTCGGTCAGCGCCTTCATCGTCTCCAGCGCCATAATGCCCTTCTCGTTGTTGATCGAGACATTGGCCGTGCCGGGCTCAAAGAACGCGCCACCCGCACCCAGATACATGTTTACGAATTCCTCGGCGAGGTTCCAGCCAGCGGCATAGGCACCGCCGACAGGGTATTCCATGATGCCCTCGGCGCGGATCTTTTCAGCGGCTTCCAGCACCTCTTCATAGGACGTGGGGACATCCATGCCGATCTGTTCCAGCACGTCCTTGCGGTACACCAGATGCTGCGCGTTCGCCATAAAGGCGACGGCCATGACCTTGCCGTCAATGGTGATCAACTGGCGGGGCGGGATGTCCTGCCCGTATTGCGCGACCAGATCATCCAGCGGACGAATGACGTCCTCGTTGATCAGCGCGACGATGGACGAATTGGCGATGATGGCCGAGGTGTACTCAGCCGGATTGCCGGTCATACCAGCCACGTTCAGGGTCTGGTGGTCGGCGGTCAGGTTGGTCTCGGCCTCGATGCCCTCAGCGCAGGCAAGGGCGGCAGCGCCGACCGACTGGATCGCAGGGAATTCGTTGCCGATGATGCTGATGCGGCCTTCCGTGACAGAGCAGCCGTGCCCGTCCGCCATGACAGCTGTTCCGGAAATCGCGGCGATCGCCGTCCCAAGAAGGGCTGTTTTTAACATGTTCATTTTCAAGAACCTCCCAGTTCTAACTTTGCCGCTATTGCGCAGCATATTTTGGGCAGCGCGATGGCTGCGAGTGATACCTGCAGGCACCCGCGAATCGCGAAAGCCCTTGCATACGATTGCAATTTAACCGCCTTTCGGTGCGTTTAGGCAAGAAAGAATATGTCGCTCCACGGCCAAATCGCGTTTTATTATTTGAGGTCTTGCCAGAAAGCGCGAATCCCGTAAGAGTTTGCATGCGTATGCAATCCTTGGGGGCGTTATGGCCGAAATCCAGTTGAAAAACGTGACCAAACGCTGGGGTTCGTTTGTGGGCGTCCATGATTTCAACCTCACTATCGCAGATCAAGAGTTTCTCGTGCTGCTTGGCCCATCGGGCTGTGGCAAGACCACGACGATGCGCATGATCGCAGGGCTTGAAGACGCGTCCGGCGGCGACATTCTGGTCGATGGCAAACGGATCAACGATCTCGACCCAAAGGATCGGGATGTGGCGATGGTGTTCCAATCCTACGCGCTTTATCCGAACATGAACGTCTACGAAAACATCCGCTTTCCGCTCAAGGTGCGCAAGGTGGCGGGCGATCATGACGCGATGGTCAAACGGGCCAGCGCAATGGTGGAACTTGACGATTTCCTGCATCGCAAGCCTGCCGAATTGTCCGGCGGCCAGCGCCAGCGGGTTGCGCTTGCGCGCGCTGTTGTGCGTGAACCGAATGTCTTTTTGATGGACGAACCCCTGTCCAACCTCGATGCAAAACTGCGGGTCTCAACACGGGCGCAGATCAAGAACCTCAGCCACGAACTCAAGACCACGACGATCTACGTTACGCACGACCAGATCGAGGCAATGACACTGGCCGACCGCGTGGTCGTCATGAATCAGGGCATGGTGCAGCAGGTGGGCAGCCCCACCGAAATCTATGACCGGCCCGCCAATACATTCGTGGCCGGTTTCATCGGCTCGCCCGCGATGAACCTCATGGACGGAACGATCAGCAACGGCACCTTTACTGCCGACAAGGTGTCGATCAGCGGCTTGCCTACAGAAGTATCAGGGCCGATCACGCTTGGGTTCAGGGCAGAGGACGCGACCGTCGTCACCGGCGAAAGCAACGCCAATTCCAAGGTCTATTCACTGGAACTGCTAGGCGAAGCGACGATGGTGACGATGCGTGCAGGCGGAACCATCCTGTCGGTGAAATCCAGCAAGGACTACCGTGTCGAGATTGGTGATCCTG
The sequence above is drawn from the Cognatiyoonia koreensis genome and encodes:
- a CDS encoding nuclear transport factor 2 family protein; amino-acid sequence: MSFQAEKAVVRAHHAAIAGATPETVAAALATHTTPDWHWRGMHPFHEHHGAAHVAAVFWTPFLTAMTRVQRREDIFFAGHNDRAVGGVWVSSMGHLMGLLDAPFLGIPATGKIAMLRYAEFHHVRDGRIVETAMFCDLIHLMHQAGLQPLPPQTGAHLIQPGPMTHDGLLRDDADPTEGPKTAALIERMIGDIQANSTSRDNPAPRDATPQDELRRCWHDDMLWWGPDGIGATYTIDRYIAQHQRPFRTQLKDREFHGHICRIAEGNYGGFFGWANLSVLPTGGYMGLPASGKRAEMRVVDIYRRDGDKLAENWIFIDILHFLKQQGLDVLERMESLTRV
- a CDS encoding carbohydrate ABC transporter permease, with the protein product MSSKAQQQSMPIRIFATSFLLLWLVLAAFPFLWTLWGSFKVEGDFFSKADWANSVFGNLTRVETGGSFTGDGYYGAWVQEEFWRAALNSAIVCVCVVTISLTCGTLGGYALSRSTYRYAFWFLFFALIFRAMPPITLVSGYLLPFFEWNLWGHLSTTIIVLVAINQPFTLWMLHAFFKNIPKDLDESAMVDGCNRFQAFRHVIIPVMWPGVITTGLFSFLLAYNDFAVTTMLLSKENQTMVPKIASFLGTTQTKGNVMFAVAAVVSVTAPLFVMIMVFQRQIVSGLTAGAVKG
- a CDS encoding carbohydrate ABC transporter permease, with product MKHKTFFWFVLPSGLLMMLFIAFPIFSVITQSLYSQHDQVLLTVENCGPFGCTQSTTVDQDATAALKQEQPLGKWAGTGIYRDRNHLAFGEVAAAWVNADGLPDFGRSLMNLPFYKAMAFTLTYTAIVTPLTIILGFAIAVGVNSVATALKGPTIFFSLLPFIVTPLVGSLVLFWMVDANGILGAGLQWLTNNPTLSVKASTALMWIMLMVYGVWHAAPFAFIVYYAGLQTVNTDTLEAALIDGASRWQRIRYVVVPHLFPLTTFIALIQLMDNFRVFEPIVSFSAQAHAASLSYAIYNDLSGETRLLSSAAATSVLTILGVAILLSPVLVRTYRDFSNPR
- a CDS encoding ABC transporter substrate-binding protein gives rise to the protein MNMLKTALLGTAIAAISGTAVMADGHGCSVTEGRISIIGNEFPAIQSVGAAALACAEGIEAETNLTADHQTLNVAGMTGNPAEYTSAIIANSSIVALINEDVIRPLDDLVAQYGQDIPPRQLITIDGKVMAVAFMANAQHLVYRKDVLEQIGMDVPTSYEEVLEAAEKIRAEGIMEYPVGGAYAAGWNLAEEFVNMYLGAGGAFFEPGTANVSINNEKGIMALETMKALTEYMNPDYLTHDSNATSAEWEAGNVALMNMWGSRTGVLMDEEGSEEVVYSNTVAGGPLTVGDSGVPASTLWWDGWTVAKNISDEEAAATFQALAHATSPALLNDETMGQAVWLMEGYQPQPVNEGVLATVASGAQPYPMLPYMGLLHTALGDNLAEYLQGQESAEQALADVEAAYTTAAKEQGFLQ
- a CDS encoding ABC transporter ATP-binding protein, with amino-acid sequence MAEIQLKNVTKRWGSFVGVHDFNLTIADQEFLVLLGPSGCGKTTTMRMIAGLEDASGGDILVDGKRINDLDPKDRDVAMVFQSYALYPNMNVYENIRFPLKVRKVAGDHDAMVKRASAMVELDDFLHRKPAELSGGQRQRVALARAVVREPNVFLMDEPLSNLDAKLRVSTRAQIKNLSHELKTTTIYVTHDQIEAMTLADRVVVMNQGMVQQVGSPTEIYDRPANTFVAGFIGSPAMNLMDGTISNGTFTADKVSISGLPTEVSGPITLGFRAEDATVVTGESNANSKVYSLELLGEATMVTMRAGGTILSVKSSKDYRVEIGDPVSAAIPANICHLFDKDSGERLL